The DNA segment GGGAAAACGAGCGACCGCTGAATGTCTACGCCTACTCCAAGTTCCAGTTCGACAACTATGTGCGCCGGCACCTGGCCGCTGCACGCAACCAGATCGTCGGTCTGCGGTATTTCAACGTCTACGGTCCCAGAGAGCAGCACAAGGGCGGCATGGCCAGTGTGGCCTTTCACCTGAACAACCAGTTGAAGGAGGGCGACACCGTACGCCTGTTCGAGGGCAGCGACGGTTACGCCGACGGCGAGCAGCGCAGGGATTTCGTCTATGTCGGCGATACGGTGGCCGTCAAGCTCTGGCTGCTCGATCACCCGGGCGTCAGCGGTATCTTCAACCTCGGGACCGGCCGCGCCCAGCCCTTCAACGACGTCGCCAATGCCGTGATCGACTGGCACGGGCGCGGCGAGATCCGCTACATTCCCTTTCCCGATCACCTGAAAGGTCGCTATCAGAGCTTTACCGAGGCGGACATGAACGCCCTGCGCGAGGCCGGTTACACGAGTGAATTCCTGAGTGTCGAGCAGGGTGTCGGGAGATACATGGAATGGCTGAACCGGGAAGCGTGAATCCAGGTTCAAGGAAGCCTTCAACGTGGTGGAATTGGATCTTGGTGCGCGATGCCGGCCTGTATTCTCAGATCGGGTTCATGCTTGCGGGCGGCGTAGTCTTTCTCGCGCCGACACTCACCCCGGTCGTCGATCATGGTGGAAGCACGCTCTTTATGGTGCTCGCTGCGTACTCCCTCGGGGTGCTGGTCTCGTTGCCCTCCCGGTGGCACGATTTGGAACGTGCCGAGCGTGTTGTTCTCGTTGGCTTGCTCGCACTATTTCTCGCGCCGCTGCTCAGCCTAGTTAACGCCGATGATCTGGATTCATTCGTCAAGACGTACGAGCGGTACGCCCGATTTCTCCTCATTGTCCCAGTGTACCTGATGGTTCGAGGGTTTCGACGCGATCTCTGGCCTTTTCTGATCGCCGGCTGCCTATTAGCGGGTCCGCTCATGGCGATATCTGCTTGGTATGACGTTGAGATGCTAAAGCTGCCGCGAGCACAAGGGCCCTATCACCCCATTGTGTTTGGCGACATTGCAGTCCTCGTCGTGCTCGTACAGATTGTCTGGATCGTGACAGCGCGAAGGAGTGCGTGGCATGCATCGTTGTTGATCTCGTTACCCGCAACGCTTTATGCCGTGATCCTCTCAGGGACGCGGGGCGCCTGGGTTACTCTAGTGCTGTGTCTTCCGGTTGTTGCATACGCGTTTGCGCGAGATCGTGGGAAACGGTTTTCCCCAACCATGGCATCGATCGTGTTGCTACTGTCCGTGGCGCTCATTGTTGTTGCATGGCCCAGTCTCAAACAAAAGTATGAGCAAACCCAGACTAACTTCAGGCTTTGGACCGAGGGTACGCTCGAAAACAACTCGATCGGGAACCGTATTGAGTTATGGGATCTCGCAATTCAAGTATGGAAGGACCATCCGCTGCTCGGATCTGGGGCGGGCGATTTCAAGTCTCATGTAAAACGCGCTCGCGAGGACGAGGGAACCGGTTTCATACTTGATTTCGACCACGCCCACAGTATCTATTTCCACTATCTCGCCACCACCGGATTGATCGGTTTCGTTGCGATGCTGTTCGGGTTGATCGTTCTGCCCTTACGTTTCTTTCTGGGGAGCCCAGGGGCAGTGGGGGCCGGTGGCTCGCCGCAAGCCTGGGCCGGCGTGGTGCTGATCTCGGCCTTCGCCCTGTTCGGGTTGACCGAGACCTGGACGGTGCGTTCCCCACTCATGTCCCTGTTCGCCATCCTCCTGCCCACCCTGATGGCGTCGAGCGTGGCGCGACGTCCTGCGGGCGAATGAAATCGACGCAAAGGATCCAGGGCGCATGAAATTGCTCCTGGTTCGCAACGACCGGCTCGGGGATTTCATGCTTGCCTGGCCGGCGTTCGCCCTGGCGCGCAGTTCGGCCCCGGATGCGGTCATCTCGGCCCTGGCTCCGGAATACACGCGGGAGATGGCCGAGCTGTGCCCGAGTATCGACCGGGTGCTGATCGACCCCGGCGAGACAGCCGGTACGCGCAGCTTGGCAAAGGAATTCTCGCGAGGTGGATTCGACGCGCTCGTGGCCATCTACTCGACCGCACGGGTCGGCGCCGCGGCCTGGCTTGCCCGTATCCCGAATCGTGTTGCGCCTGCCACCCAGATCTTCCAGTACTTCTACAACCACAGGTTGCGGCAACGGCGCTCGAGGTCCGAAAAGCCCGAGTACGAATACAACGTCGATCTGATGCGCTTTGCCCTCGGCAAGTTGTCGGTCGAAGCAGGAGCGCAACCGGGGCCGCCGTATCTGCGTTTCGCACCGCAGGCGACATCCACGCTGCGTGCGCGGTTCATGGCGGGGGAGTCCATCCCTGCGGAACACCGGCTGGTCATGATTCATCCCGGGCACGGGGGGTCTGCCCGGAACCTGACGCCTCGGCAATATGCGGAACTCGCGCTCGGCCTTCGTTCGCGTTCAGGTCATACGGTTGTGGTCTGTGCCGGGCCGGGCGAACGCGAGACCGCGGAAGCGGTCGGCGCGCGTATCGGGCCCTCGGCGAGTCGCGTGTACGTTTCCCGCGACGGTATCGCGGCCTACGCCCGGTTCATCGCGTGCGCGGATGTCTTCATCAGCGGTTCGACGGGTCCACTGCACGTGGCAGGTGCGCTGGACGTGCCGACCGCGGCCTTCTATCCGCGCAGGCGCTCGGCAACCGCGCTGCGCTGGCAGACGCTGAACCGAGAGGCACGTCGCATGGCATTCTGTCCGCCCCCCGGTG comes from the Gammaproteobacteria bacterium genome and includes:
- the rfaD gene encoding ADP-glyceromanno-heptose 6-epimerase, with amino-acid sequence MIVVTGGAGFIGSNLVKGFNDSGVNDILVIDDLEDGTKFRNLADCEIADYRDKDRWIEEARTSGLANGVRAVIHLGACSTTTEWNGRYMMENNYEFSRTLLHATMDAGVPYIYASSASVYGMGPVFREARENERPLNVYAYSKFQFDNYVRRHLAAARNQIVGLRYFNVYGPREQHKGGMASVAFHLNNQLKEGDTVRLFEGSDGYADGEQRRDFVYVGDTVAVKLWLLDHPGVSGIFNLGTGRAQPFNDVANAVIDWHGRGEIRYIPFPDHLKGRYQSFTEADMNALREAGYTSEFLSVEQGVGRYMEWLNREA
- a CDS encoding O-antigen ligase family protein, which codes for MAEPGSVNPGSRKPSTWWNWILVRDAGLYSQIGFMLAGGVVFLAPTLTPVVDHGGSTLFMVLAAYSLGVLVSLPSRWHDLERAERVVLVGLLALFLAPLLSLVNADDLDSFVKTYERYARFLLIVPVYLMVRGFRRDLWPFLIAGCLLAGPLMAISAWYDVEMLKLPRAQGPYHPIVFGDIAVLVVLVQIVWIVTARRSAWHASLLISLPATLYAVILSGTRGAWVTLVLCLPVVAYAFARDRGKRFSPTMASIVLLLSVALIVVAWPSLKQKYEQTQTNFRLWTEGTLENNSIGNRIELWDLAIQVWKDHPLLGSGAGDFKSHVKRAREDEGTGFILDFDHAHSIYFHYLATTGLIGFVAMLFGLIVLPLRFFLGSPGAVGAGGSPQAWAGVVLISAFALFGLTETWTVRSPLMSLFAILLPTLMASSVARRPAGE
- a CDS encoding glycosyltransferase family 9 protein, yielding MKLLLVRNDRLGDFMLAWPAFALARSSAPDAVISALAPEYTREMAELCPSIDRVLIDPGETAGTRSLAKEFSRGGFDALVAIYSTARVGAAAWLARIPNRVAPATQIFQYFYNHRLRQRRSRSEKPEYEYNVDLMRFALGKLSVEAGAQPGPPYLRFAPQATSTLRARFMAGESIPAEHRLVMIHPGHGGSARNLTPRQYAELALGLRSRSGHTVVVCAGPGERETAEAVGARIGPSASRVYVSRDGIAAYARFIACADVFISGSTGPLHVAGALDVPTAAFYPRRRSATALRWQTLNREARRMAFCPPPGAGEEDMAAVDVQGASAEISTRYLGAA